One genomic window of Fusarium verticillioides 7600 chromosome 2, whole genome shotgun sequence includes the following:
- a CDS encoding mitochondrial import inner membrane translocase subunit TIM50 encodes MLSRVAQASRLGLMTARLSRPVASPSLRALPAAAPQFASPWLRTYAKKSSSQQNKDSKQKPPQAQNDAENVEKPAENDVDKAGQKSPEAPKEGEQIPFHKLPDLTQGIPSTLFEEMGGDKKKEQKELQEMEEAESSGGRERSEYVSTSERNRKWWTRFMLITAAAGGTLSVLYMGRNWEDTIEAERHSDIPNGPGPGLWWKRAKARLTESVTYYQEPAFEKLLPDPDPTFERPYTLCLSLDDLLVHSEWSREHGWRIAKRPGFDYFIRYLSQYYELVLFTSVPFATGEPIMRKLDPFRLILWPLYREATKFENGEIVKDLSYLNRDLKKVIIIDTNPKHVRNQPENAIILDPWKGDRNDKELVNLIPFLEYIHTMQYEDVRKVIKSFEGKHIPTEFARREAIARKEFQAKQLAHKQKHGSGVGALGNLLGLNPSNMSMMVSPEGEQNPAEAFAQGKMLQDVARERGQRNYMELEKQIRENGEKWLKEEAAMMEAAQKEAMNSMMGSFSGMFGGGAPPPEKKA; translated from the exons ATGCTGTCCAGAGTAGCCCAGGCTTCgcgcttgggcttgatgacAGCTCGTCTGTCACGGCCCGTCGCATCTCCCTCTCTCCGAGCTCTTCCCGCCGCTGCTCCTCAATTTGCCTCGCCATGGCTCCGAACATACGCCAAGAAGTCCTCCTctcaacaaaacaaagaTTCGAAACAGAAGCCTCCACAGGCGCAAAACGATGCTGAAAATGTCGAGAAGCCTGCGGAGAATGACGTCGACAAGGCTGGCCAGAAGTCACCCGAGGCTCCGAAGGAGGGGGAGCAAATACCTTTCCACAAGCTACCCGATTTGACACAGGGTATTCCTTCGACGCTGTTTGAGGAGATGGGTggtgataagaagaaggagcagaaggaactgcaggagatggaggaggctgagtCGAGTGGTGGGCGTGAGCGATCGGAATATGTCTCTACTTCTGAGCGAAATCGCAAGTGGTGGACAAGATTCATGCTTATCACAGCTGCTGCCGGTGGTACTCTGAGCGTTCTATACATGGGCCGAAACTGGGAAGACACCATCGAAGCTGAGCGTCACTCTGACATTCCCAACGGCCCTGGTCCTGGTCTGTGGTGGAAGCGTGCCAAGGCCCGTTTGACCGAGTCCGTCACTTACTACCAGGAGCCTGCATTCGAGAAGCTCCTCCCCGATCCCGATCCTACGTTCGAGCGCCCTTATACTCTCTGCCTGAGCTTGGACGACCTGCTTGTTCACAGCGAGTGGTCCCGTGAACATGGCTGGAGAATTGCAAAGCGACCTGGTTTCGACTACTTCATACGGTATCTTAGTCAGTACTATGAGCTGGTCCTCTTCACTTCTGTGCCTTTTGCTACTGGCGAGCCTATCATGAGGAAATTGGATCCTTTCCGATTAATCTTGTGGCCCCTCTACCGAGAGGCTaccaagtttgagaatggagagaTTGTCAAG GACCTTTCATACCTCAACCGTGAtctgaagaaggtcatcatcatcgacaccAACCCCAAGCACGTCCGCAATCAACCCGAGAACgccatcatccttgaccCCTGGAAGGGCGACCGAAACGACAAGGAGCTAGTCAACCTCATTCCTTTCCTCGAGTACATCCACACTATGCAGTACGAAGACGTCCGTAAGGTCATTAAATCCTTCGAAGGCAAGCACATCCCCACGGAATTCGCTCGtcgtgaagccatcgcccgCAAGGAgttccaagccaagcaactCGCCCACAAGCAAAAGCACGGCTCTGGCGTCGGTGCCCTCGGTAACCTCCTTGGACTCAACCCTAGCAATATGAGCATGATGGTCTCCCCCGAAGGCGAGCAAAACCCCGCCGAGGCCTTTGCGCAGGGCAAGATGCTCCAAGACGTTGCCCGTGAGCGCGGCCAGCGCAACTACAtggagctcgagaagcagatcCGCGAGAACGGCGAGAAGTGGCTCAAGGAAGAAgccgccatgatggaggcggCCCAGAAGGAAGCTATGAACAGCATGATGGGTTCGTTCAGTGGCATGTTCGGCGGCGGTGCACCACCtcctgagaagaaggcctAG